Proteins from one Telopea speciosissima isolate NSW1024214 ecotype Mountain lineage chromosome 1, Tspe_v1, whole genome shotgun sequence genomic window:
- the LOC122647031 gene encoding ACT domain-containing protein ACR8-like, which yields MEWSACLDEYEKLVIRMNTPRVVIDNAVCATSTLVKVDSARKHGILLEAVQVLTDLNLSIKKAYISSDGRWFMDVFHVTDQNGNKLTDESVISYIEQSLGTCHSVRSDCFKGLTALELTGTDRPGLLSEVFAVLTDLECNVVESKVWTHNGRIASLIYVKECESGSPIEDSQKISSIEARLRNVLKGDNDIRSAKTTVSMAVTHTERRLHQMMFADRDYERTTMASTEIPPTVTVQNWAERGYSIVNVQCKDRPKLLFDIVFTLTDMDYVVFHATIDTADNQAYQEFYIRHTDGTPISSEAERQRVIQCLQAAVERRASEGVKLELYTMDRRGLLSDVTRTFRENGLNVTRAEISTTSDMAFNVFYVTDAAGNPVEPKTIESVRERIGYSSLKVKEPPLIYHKAADEATTKMGTGGAVLLSLGSIVRRNLYNLGLIRSYS from the exons ATGGAATGGTCTGCATGTTTGGATGAATATGAGAAGCTCGTGATTCGAATGAACACTCCGAG GGTCGTCATCGACAATGCCGTTTGCGCTACTTCGACTCTGGTCAAG GTCGACAGTGCGAGAAAACACGGAATTCTGTTGGAGGCCGTTCAAGTCttaacagatctgaaccttagTATTAAGAAAGCTTACATCTCCTCCGATGGGAGATGGTTCATGGATG TCTTCCACGTGACGGATCAAAACGGTAACAAACTCACCGACGAGAGCGTTATAAGCTACATCGAGCAG TCTCTTGGTACCTGTCATTCAGTTAGATCTGACTGCTTCAAGGGCCTAACGGCGTTGGAATTAACGGGAACAGACCGGCCAGGTCTCCTTTCAGAGGTGTTTGCAGTCCTAACAGACCTTGAATGCAATGTTGTGGAGTCCAAAGTGTGGACTCACAATGGACGCATTGCATCTCTCATCTATGTCAAGGAATGTGAATCTGGGTCTCCAATTGAAGACTCCCAGAAGATCAGTAGCATCGAAGCCCGTCTCAGGAATGTTCTTAAGGGAGACAATGACATAAGAAGTGCTAAGACCACTGTTTCCATGGCTGTCACTCACACAGAACGCCGGCTTCACCAGATGATGTTTGCCGACCGTGATTATGAGCGGACGACAATGGCGTCCACCGAAATCCCACCGACTGTTACAGTTCAGAATTGGGCAGAAAGGGGTTACTCCATTGTTAATGTGCAGTGTAAAGATCGGCCCAAACTGTTGTTTGACATAGTGTTCACCTTAACAGACATGGATTATGTGGTCTTCCATGCCACAATTGACACTGCAGACAATCAAGCCTATCAG GAGTTCTACATAAGGCATACGGATGGAACCCCAATCAGCTCAGAAGCAGAGAGGCAGAGAGTAATACAATGCTTGCAAGCAGCTGTTGAAAGAAGGGCATCCGAG GGTGTAAAGCTAGAGTTGTACACAATGGACCGACGAGGGTTGTTATCAGATGTGACCCGAACCTTCCGTGAGAATGGATTGAATGTGACTAGAGCAGAGATCTCTACAACGAGTGATATGGCTTTCAATGTCTTCTATGTTACAGATGCAGCCGGTAACCCGGTGGAGCCGAAGACAATTGAATCTGTTCGAGAAAGAATTGGGTATAGCAGCTTAAAAGTGAAAGAACCACCATTGATCTATCACAAGGCGGCGGATGAGGCAACCACAAAGATGGGCACTGGTGGGGCTGTGCTATTATCCTTGGGGAGTATAGTGAGAAGGAATTTATACAATTTGGGATTGATCAGATCCTATTCTTAA